From a region of the Posidoniimonas corsicana genome:
- a CDS encoding CRTAC1 family protein: protein MRVENRRRGWRLSRVVPLFLAFATVGSANAAFTEQGATILGGANYSARSVSLADIDNDGDLDAYFQGSTSSARQLWRNNTIGSGSPAFTNITSSMLPSGLSSSWSSAWADYNGDGLVDVFIGQTNSSGNTGTVLRNNPWGFSNVSASTGLNDPGFHQNVGWADIDNDRDLDLLIGMEGPFERHEVYLQGPSGSFTPVGAQTGFQVAHGTKAYGMAIGDTDGDGDLDVYISTCRSAGNIRNNFFQNMLVETGTLGFVDIADSNGTQFYDNSYGSEFIDLDNDGDLDLYMTGADGSDTKIWRNDGGNQFTDVDSITGHKLLSTNGVDFNGSKAVDYDNDGDLDLYFHDNLSANGNQRLFRNDGGWQFTDVTAIEGLDTAAGGAPVGAGAYDSAWGDLDLDGDQDLITPNNSTLNGVPTPERVYISDASTNGNHWLYVELDGPAYNTTGVGASVYAEVAEGELAGATLRREANTNPGTFNQSDLPVHFGLADAATIEELRVVWPDGTKQTVGQVAANQRLTISYLPGDYSGDGVVDAADYVVWRDGLGGVYQQSDYLVWRDNFGASLATDAGSTIPEPVATGLACLIAMACGFRRAR, encoded by the coding sequence ATGAGAGTCGAGAACCGACGCCGCGGGTGGCGCCTGTCACGGGTAGTTCCATTGTTCCTGGCGTTTGCGACCGTCGGTAGCGCCAACGCCGCGTTCACCGAACAGGGCGCCACCATCCTGGGTGGCGCCAACTACTCCGCCCGCAGCGTCTCGCTGGCGGACATTGACAACGACGGCGACCTCGACGCCTACTTCCAGGGTTCGACTTCCTCCGCCCGTCAGTTGTGGCGCAACAATACCATCGGCTCGGGCAGCCCCGCCTTCACGAACATCACCTCCAGCATGCTCCCCTCGGGGCTGAGTTCCTCCTGGAGCTCGGCCTGGGCCGACTACAACGGCGACGGCCTTGTGGACGTCTTTATCGGGCAGACAAACAGCTCGGGGAACACGGGCACGGTGCTTCGCAACAACCCGTGGGGGTTTTCCAACGTCAGCGCTTCAACGGGGCTCAACGACCCGGGGTTTCACCAGAACGTGGGCTGGGCCGATATCGACAACGATCGCGACCTCGACCTATTGATTGGCATGGAGGGCCCCTTCGAACGGCACGAGGTCTACCTGCAGGGTCCGTCGGGCAGCTTTACGCCGGTGGGGGCCCAGACCGGGTTCCAGGTAGCGCACGGGACCAAGGCCTACGGCATGGCCATCGGCGACACCGACGGCGACGGCGATCTGGACGTCTATATCTCTACCTGCCGTAGCGCGGGCAACATCCGCAACAACTTCTTCCAGAACATGCTGGTCGAGACTGGCACGCTCGGCTTTGTCGACATCGCGGACAGCAACGGCACGCAGTTCTACGACAACAGCTACGGCTCGGAGTTCATCGACCTGGATAACGACGGCGACCTCGACCTCTACATGACCGGCGCCGACGGCAGCGACACCAAGATCTGGAGGAACGACGGCGGCAACCAGTTCACCGACGTCGACTCGATCACCGGGCACAAGCTGCTGAGCACCAACGGCGTCGACTTCAACGGCAGCAAGGCCGTCGACTACGACAACGACGGGGACCTCGACCTCTACTTCCACGACAACCTTTCGGCCAACGGCAACCAGCGGCTGTTCCGCAACGACGGCGGCTGGCAGTTTACCGACGTCACCGCCATCGAGGGCCTCGATACGGCGGCCGGCGGCGCGCCGGTAGGCGCCGGCGCCTACGACAGCGCATGGGGCGACCTGGACCTGGACGGCGATCAGGACCTCATCACGCCCAACAACTCCACGCTCAACGGCGTCCCCACCCCGGAGCGGGTCTACATCAGCGACGCTTCAACCAACGGCAACCACTGGCTGTACGTCGAACTAGACGGACCTGCCTACAACACGACCGGCGTGGGCGCCTCGGTGTACGCCGAGGTGGCCGAGGGCGAACTCGCCGGCGCTACGCTCCGCCGCGAGGCGAACACCAACCCGGGCACCTTCAACCAGAGCGACCTCCCGGTGCACTTCGGCCTGGCCGACGCCGCGACCATCGAAGAGCTACGCGTCGTGTGGCCGGACGGCACGAAGCAGACGGTGGGCCAAGTGGCGGCCAACCAGCGGCTGACGATCTCGTACCTGCCGGGCGACTACAGCGGCGACGGCGTCGTCGACGCGGCCGACTACGTTGTCTGGCGCGATGGCCTGGGCGGCGTGTACCAGCAGTCGGACTACCTGGTCTGGCGCGACAACTTCGGCGCCTCGCTCGCCACGGACGCCGGATCGACCATCCCGGAACCAGTCGCCACGGGCCTCGCCTGCCTGATCGCGATGGCCTGCGGCTTCCGCCGGGCTCGCTAA
- a CDS encoding cytochrome c peroxidase codes for MRVAPVICAVVFIAVAAAPMADASQPQVPRLASEGSRYVEYAIDNLPAHFRSGEVAALDNTPADNLLTDAGATLGRVLFYDKRLSHDGSTSCASCHQQSTGFSDANRFSEGVDGHLTDRHSMALANGGYYISGAAFWDERAESLEQQALMPIEDPREMGSSLEEVVEKLGATRFYPALFEAAFGSPEVTPDRMAKSIAQFERAMVSYQAKYDQAFAPGSTDPDFESVFTPDELAGRELFHGAGRCAGCHTTHAQVGQQATNVGLDEIVEDEGAGQGQFKTPSLRNVAVRGHFMHDGRFSTLQEVVEFYNEGVQDTPALDQSLRDPVELGLDEQEVAQLVAFLETLTDEVFLTSGLFADPFFTLPGDYSGDGVVDAADYVIWRQAVGGGGTLAADGNGDAVVDAADYTVWRDNLGRTWESPAGGNRSPHAAPEPSLLKPLLFGVVCWRRRKRGPR; via the coding sequence GTGCGCGTAGCGCCTGTGATCTGCGCGGTGGTGTTCATTGCCGTGGCTGCGGCGCCGATGGCGGATGCGAGCCAGCCGCAGGTCCCGCGCCTTGCGTCGGAAGGTTCGCGGTACGTCGAGTATGCCATTGATAACCTGCCTGCCCACTTCCGTTCGGGCGAGGTGGCGGCGCTGGACAACACGCCGGCCGACAACCTGCTAACGGACGCGGGCGCCACGCTCGGCCGGGTGCTGTTCTACGACAAACGCCTGTCGCACGACGGCAGCACGTCTTGCGCCTCGTGCCACCAGCAGTCGACCGGGTTCTCCGACGCCAACAGGTTCAGCGAGGGCGTCGACGGCCACCTGACCGACCGGCACTCCATGGCGCTGGCCAACGGCGGCTACTACATCAGCGGCGCGGCGTTCTGGGACGAGCGCGCCGAGTCCCTCGAACAGCAGGCGTTGATGCCGATCGAGGACCCGCGGGAGATGGGCTCGTCACTCGAAGAGGTGGTCGAGAAGCTCGGCGCCACCAGGTTCTACCCGGCCCTCTTCGAGGCCGCCTTCGGATCGCCCGAGGTCACCCCGGACCGGATGGCCAAGTCGATCGCGCAGTTCGAGCGGGCGATGGTCTCCTACCAAGCGAAGTACGATCAGGCGTTCGCGCCCGGATCGACCGATCCCGACTTCGAGAGCGTGTTCACCCCCGACGAACTGGCCGGCCGGGAACTGTTCCACGGCGCCGGCAGGTGCGCTGGCTGCCACACCACCCACGCCCAGGTCGGCCAGCAGGCGACCAACGTCGGACTGGACGAGATTGTCGAAGACGAAGGGGCGGGGCAGGGCCAGTTCAAGACGCCGTCGCTGCGGAACGTCGCCGTGCGGGGGCACTTTATGCACGACGGCCGGTTCTCGACGCTGCAGGAAGTGGTGGAGTTCTACAACGAAGGGGTGCAGGACACGCCGGCGCTGGACCAGTCGCTGAGGGACCCGGTTGAGCTTGGCCTCGACGAGCAAGAGGTAGCGCAGCTTGTCGCGTTCCTCGAGACCCTCACCGACGAGGTGTTCCTCACCAGCGGCCTCTTCGCCGACCCGTTCTTCACGCTGCCGGGCGACTACAGCGGCGACGGCGTCGTCGACGCGGCGGACTATGTGATCTGGCGACAGGCTGTCGGTGGCGGCGGGACGCTCGCCGCCGACGGCAACGGCGACGCTGTGGTTGACGCAGCCGACTACACCGTCTGGCGGGACAACCTTGGCCGCACCTGGGAATCGCCCGCGGGCGGCAATCGTTCCCCGCACGCGGCGCCTGAGCCGAGCCTGCTGAAGCCCCTGCTGTTTGGCGTTGTGTGCTGGCGCCGCCGGAAGAGGGGGCCGCGTTAG
- a CDS encoding M61 family metallopeptidase: MNARTAFLLTLLAVPCGAAPPDVELAIDATQAQRGLLSSEMSLPVSAGDRYFWHPNWAPGVTGPTEQVSNLVGLVFEDEFGQPLRWRRDPTRANLFCVSVPDGVARLTVKLKYVMNQPARLSSSVDCYGTPDLLVINFNACLLYPDCDAPARLSYRTRVSLPDGFQHGCALTAKQGPEGVLDFGAVGLAELIDSPLAAGRFARELTTAGPGAPDARFFLLGESPECLSISPDRERQLSRILPEATRLFGSAPFTEYTFLILCTNDLPRFGLEHRGCSLMVLRPDALQDDQVYSYRGAYLLPHELAHAWCGKHRTPRGMQSDNFHTPVDTELLWVYEGLTQYLMQLIAVRSGQVDADYHLGYLADRVAEQARRDGRAWRSLADTAVAARTLRGQDAQWRGLRRAQDYYDEGALFWLRVDCLLRASSDGRASLDEFCREFFHAEAGATPTGFDVDEIVTTLDSLSPGDWRGLIERLIYQPRDTLDLEVLQLAGYRLAEGDRRPACLDAYEKVWGFATAESSIGLVADKRGEIRRVVEGAAAAAAGLTDRADIVAVNGRAFSRSRLRAAVEASEPDRPIELIVRQDGRVHTCTLPYNGGPRYPILERRDETPDRLRAILRPLPATPPARLPVAEETKPRARSAS, from the coding sequence ATGAACGCTCGAACCGCCTTTCTGCTCACGCTGCTCGCTGTCCCGTGCGGCGCCGCGCCGCCGGACGTCGAGCTCGCGATCGACGCGACCCAGGCGCAGAGGGGGCTGCTGTCGAGCGAGATGTCGCTGCCGGTATCCGCGGGGGATCGCTACTTCTGGCACCCGAACTGGGCGCCCGGCGTCACGGGGCCGACCGAGCAGGTGAGCAACCTGGTAGGCCTGGTGTTCGAGGACGAGTTTGGCCAGCCACTGCGGTGGCGCCGCGACCCGACCCGGGCCAACCTGTTCTGCGTCAGCGTCCCCGACGGCGTCGCCCGGCTGACGGTGAAGCTCAAGTACGTGATGAACCAGCCCGCCCGGCTGTCGTCGTCGGTCGACTGCTACGGCACGCCCGATCTGCTCGTAATCAACTTCAACGCCTGCCTGCTCTACCCCGACTGCGACGCGCCGGCCCGGCTGAGCTACCGCACGCGTGTGTCGCTGCCCGACGGTTTTCAGCACGGCTGCGCGCTGACTGCCAAGCAGGGCCCCGAAGGCGTCCTCGATTTCGGCGCGGTCGGCCTGGCGGAGCTGATCGACTCGCCGCTGGCCGCAGGGCGTTTCGCAAGGGAGCTGACGACCGCCGGCCCGGGCGCCCCCGACGCCCGGTTCTTCCTGCTAGGCGAATCGCCCGAGTGTTTGTCGATCTCACCGGATCGCGAGCGGCAACTCTCCCGGATCTTGCCGGAAGCGACCCGGTTGTTCGGTTCAGCGCCCTTCACTGAGTACACGTTCCTGATCCTCTGCACGAACGATCTGCCCAGGTTCGGCTTAGAGCACCGCGGTTGCTCGCTGATGGTCCTCCGGCCCGACGCGCTGCAAGACGATCAGGTCTACAGCTACCGCGGCGCCTACTTGTTGCCGCATGAGCTTGCCCACGCGTGGTGCGGCAAGCACCGCACCCCCCGCGGGATGCAATCGGACAACTTCCACACCCCGGTCGACACCGAACTCTTGTGGGTGTATGAGGGGCTGACCCAGTACCTGATGCAGTTGATCGCGGTCCGGTCCGGTCAGGTCGACGCCGACTACCACCTGGGCTACCTGGCGGACCGGGTGGCGGAGCAGGCGCGGCGTGACGGCCGGGCGTGGCGTTCGCTTGCCGACACCGCCGTTGCGGCCCGCACGCTCCGCGGCCAAGACGCGCAGTGGCGGGGCCTGCGGCGAGCCCAGGACTACTACGACGAGGGCGCGCTTTTCTGGCTGAGGGTCGACTGCCTGCTCCGCGCTTCAAGTGACGGGCGGGCCTCGCTCGACGAATTCTGCCGAGAGTTTTTCCACGCCGAAGCGGGCGCGACGCCGACCGGGTTCGATGTGGATGAGATTGTCACGACGCTGGATTCGCTGAGCCCGGGCGACTGGCGCGGACTGATCGAACGGCTCATCTACCAACCGCGCGACACCCTCGACCTGGAAGTGCTGCAGCTGGCCGGGTACCGCCTGGCGGAGGGCGACCGCCGCCCCGCCTGCCTAGACGCCTACGAGAAGGTTTGGGGGTTCGCCACCGCCGAGAGCTCAATCGGACTGGTCGCCGATAAGCGGGGCGAGATTAGGCGTGTGGTGGAGGGCGCCGCGGCGGCAGCGGCGGGGCTCACCGACCGAGCCGATATTGTTGCGGTGAACGGTCGAGCGTTCAGCCGTTCCCGCCTCCGTGCGGCCGTGGAAGCAAGCGAGCCGGACCGACCGATCGAGCTTATCGTCCGCCAGGACGGGCGTGTCCACACGTGCACGCTGCCCTACAACGGCGGGCCCCGCTACCCGATTCTCGAACGCCGCGACGAAACCCCCGATCGGTTGCGGGCCATCCTCCGCCCGTTGCCCGCGACGCCTCCCGCGCGGCTTCCTGTCGCCGAGGAAACAAAGCCCCGCGCCCGCTCGGCATCGTAG
- a CDS encoding DUF1559 family PulG-like putative transporter, with product MTAAPTRGRGAFTLVELLVVIAIIGILIALLLPAVQAAREAARRADCQNNLKQIGLALQNVHDAEGALPQGVYTDPNNSNSAGLGWMTRVLPYIEEQAKYDLIAQHVPPGSTKTAWEYYFPFQYASSQGRVIPTSDQSIDAFTCPSSDVPALVPGDVDKAVVRGLATTSYKGSKGAGRRGVLVRPDTADIGRVRRIRLDDGQQPAILEIEQPGRRRYKFRHITDGLSKTVAAAEAAYAIEWQTGKQRWPIWIGTPGFDWDEVVLYKTEYSINCGFGDVKEYWPISDPDVQAARNELSSYNDSRNPSDVNDCAFGWHPGGVLCVFVDGSVHFLARDLEHRVHIYLGDPLDGEVNQGLSL from the coding sequence ATGACAGCTGCCCCGACACGCGGGCGTGGGGCGTTCACGCTTGTGGAGCTGCTGGTGGTGATCGCCATCATCGGCATCCTCATTGCACTGCTGCTGCCGGCGGTGCAGGCGGCGCGCGAGGCGGCGCGGCGGGCCGACTGCCAGAACAACCTCAAGCAGATCGGCTTGGCCCTGCAGAACGTGCACGACGCCGAGGGCGCGCTGCCGCAGGGAGTCTACACCGACCCCAACAACAGCAACTCGGCCGGGCTGGGCTGGATGACCCGCGTGCTCCCCTATATCGAGGAGCAGGCCAAGTACGACCTGATCGCCCAGCATGTCCCGCCGGGCTCGACCAAGACCGCCTGGGAGTACTACTTCCCGTTCCAGTACGCCAGCTCGCAGGGCAGGGTAATCCCCACGTCGGACCAATCGATCGACGCGTTCACCTGCCCGTCGTCCGATGTGCCGGCGCTCGTGCCGGGCGACGTGGACAAGGCCGTGGTGCGTGGGCTCGCGACCACCTCGTACAAAGGTTCTAAGGGCGCCGGCCGTCGGGGCGTGCTGGTGCGGCCAGACACCGCTGACATCGGCCGCGTCCGAAGGATCCGCCTCGACGACGGGCAGCAGCCCGCGATCCTTGAAATCGAGCAACCCGGCCGCCGCCGATACAAGTTCCGCCACATAACCGACGGCCTCAGCAAGACCGTCGCCGCCGCCGAGGCGGCGTACGCTATCGAGTGGCAGACCGGCAAGCAGCGTTGGCCGATCTGGATCGGCACGCCCGGCTTCGACTGGGACGAGGTGGTGCTCTACAAAACCGAGTACTCCATCAACTGCGGCTTCGGCGACGTGAAGGAGTACTGGCCCATCTCCGACCCCGACGTTCAGGCGGCGCGGAACGAGCTTTCCAGCTACAACGACAGCCGCAACCCGAGCGACGTGAACGACTGCGCGTTCGGTTGGCACCCGGGCGGCGTGCTCTGTGTGTTCGTCGACGGCTCGGTCCACTTCCTCGCGCGGGACCTGGAGCACCGCGTGCACATCTACCTAGGCGATCCCCTGGATGGCGAAGTCAATCAGGGGCTGTCCCTCTAA
- a CDS encoding PD40 domain-containing protein has translation MRSFSLTTLAACLVVATLCPTAAAVRLNTNPSTSAGDPPLQFESIALTPDGATIVASALFDNAGTTNYVYSLTLPANPAGATVDVTQLSPLTFSIEVNYDVAFTPVISPDGQTILYTHDNGAPPGNSIYKLPISGEQFASSFTGLFGGNNLVAPGNGNSFPVYSPSGGTVYFVNEESAFGGSIPDLSGSAGAGNVIGWDDLADWDQLYSVPAAGGTPVAVTQPGDGDIDPGLFALTPDGASFVFAPDNPVAAKINRGEIRPKLYSIPSSGGTRAEIPMPAPAHDFSITNQLTVTPDGQSVLFVGDYLTHGKNELFSVPIAGGTPTRVSDELPFAGDVYAFAVSPDGASVAYAAGQNSSATTELFLTPIAGGVGASIRVSDAPASNSGLFDVASGANAGLNTDDEPEEIATGQILFSSNGEQIYYLGAMDTPEVNDLYVVDLSEKSGLTPSPFYFIGPAGGEFFDESNWEDAQGANPPENSINPGENIRQSLIVDGDSIVATGGEVRFQLGGSLELTPGSQLNMTGANGQLQFFPGSGFKATDASVVAREDIIFAGTTHLDGAQIQSQADDIEFQDKHDTVIIDSTLTADDNLIFDNSATSVFGSTLISQNGISMRYEIDIVLTDTDIELRDDDRLGGISDLFAGPQGEGSTLWLKGESTLTANSIRDGVDLVIDDSSVATMLVSTVKTYDLVGDDGASTITLASADASLVLGHPGSFDARPFIINGLTGLSYQADPTAWNVADWDGLSALPLLKLVGSGGLPGDFNGDGVVDAADYTVWRDNLGLADAALNGNGVGDPSGLVVPADYELWRGNFGASSSIDSAGTAPEPASVAMAMAALLASLATRRRVPHCPERDWK, from the coding sequence ATGAGATCGTTCTCGCTCACAACACTAGCGGCCTGCCTGGTCGTGGCCACGCTGTGCCCGACCGCCGCCGCGGTCCGGCTCAACACCAACCCCTCGACTTCCGCCGGTGACCCGCCGCTGCAGTTCGAGTCGATCGCCCTCACGCCGGACGGCGCCACGATCGTCGCCAGCGCGTTGTTCGACAACGCGGGCACTACTAATTACGTCTACTCACTGACGCTGCCCGCCAACCCGGCCGGCGCTACCGTTGACGTAACGCAGCTGAGCCCGCTGACGTTTAGCATCGAGGTCAACTACGACGTTGCGTTCACTCCGGTTATCTCTCCGGACGGGCAGACGATTCTCTACACCCACGACAACGGCGCGCCGCCGGGGAATTCCATCTACAAGCTGCCGATTAGCGGCGAGCAGTTCGCCAGCTCGTTCACTGGTCTGTTCGGCGGCAACAACCTGGTGGCGCCCGGCAATGGGAACTCTTTCCCGGTGTATAGCCCCAGCGGTGGGACGGTCTACTTCGTCAATGAAGAGTCGGCGTTTGGCGGGTCGATCCCCGATCTGAGTGGATCGGCCGGCGCCGGCAACGTGATCGGCTGGGACGATCTGGCCGACTGGGACCAGCTGTATTCTGTGCCGGCCGCCGGCGGCACGCCGGTCGCGGTGACCCAGCCGGGCGACGGCGACATCGACCCAGGCCTGTTCGCCCTCACTCCGGACGGCGCATCGTTTGTGTTCGCCCCGGACAACCCGGTGGCCGCGAAGATCAACCGCGGCGAGATCCGGCCCAAGCTCTACAGCATCCCCTCGTCGGGCGGGACCCGAGCCGAGATCCCGATGCCGGCGCCGGCGCACGACTTCTCAATCACCAACCAGCTCACGGTTACGCCCGACGGGCAGAGCGTGCTGTTCGTCGGCGACTACCTGACACACGGCAAGAACGAGTTGTTCTCCGTCCCCATAGCCGGCGGCACGCCCACCCGCGTCAGCGACGAGCTGCCGTTCGCCGGCGACGTGTACGCCTTCGCTGTCTCTCCGGACGGGGCATCGGTCGCGTACGCGGCGGGGCAGAACTCGAGCGCCACCACCGAGCTGTTCCTGACGCCGATCGCGGGCGGCGTCGGAGCGAGCATCCGGGTGAGCGACGCGCCGGCGTCCAATTCGGGGTTGTTCGACGTGGCTTCCGGCGCCAACGCCGGTCTCAACACCGACGACGAGCCGGAGGAGATTGCTACCGGGCAGATCCTTTTCTCCTCCAATGGCGAGCAGATCTACTACCTCGGCGCGATGGACACCCCGGAAGTGAACGACCTCTACGTGGTCGACCTCTCCGAGAAGAGCGGGCTCACGCCCTCGCCGTTCTATTTCATTGGGCCAGCGGGGGGCGAGTTCTTTGATGAGTCGAACTGGGAAGACGCCCAGGGCGCCAACCCTCCTGAGAACTCGATTAACCCCGGCGAGAACATCCGGCAGTCGCTGATTGTCGACGGCGATTCGATCGTCGCCACCGGCGGCGAGGTCCGTTTTCAGCTCGGCGGGAGCCTGGAGCTGACGCCAGGATCGCAGCTGAACATGACCGGCGCCAACGGACAGCTGCAGTTTTTCCCGGGCTCCGGTTTCAAGGCGACCGACGCCTCGGTCGTGGCCAGGGAAGACATCATCTTCGCGGGAACGACCCACCTCGACGGCGCCCAGATCCAGTCTCAGGCGGACGACATCGAGTTTCAGGACAAGCACGACACGGTCATCATCGACTCGACGCTCACGGCCGATGACAACCTGATCTTCGACAACTCGGCGACCTCGGTCTTCGGTTCGACGCTGATCTCGCAGAACGGGATCAGCATGAGGTACGAGATTGACATTGTCCTGACCGACACCGACATCGAGCTCCGCGACGACGACCGCCTCGGTGGAATCTCCGATCTGTTCGCCGGTCCCCAGGGCGAGGGCTCGACGCTGTGGCTCAAGGGCGAGTCGACCCTTACCGCCAATTCGATCCGCGACGGCGTCGACCTGGTGATCGACGACTCCTCGGTCGCGACGATGCTGGTCAGCACGGTCAAGACCTACGACCTGGTTGGCGACGACGGCGCGTCGACCATCACGCTGGCGTCGGCCGACGCCAGCCTGGTCCTGGGCCACCCCGGCAGCTTCGACGCCCGGCCATTCATCATCAACGGGCTGACCGGACTGTCGTACCAGGCCGACCCCACCGCCTGGAATGTCGCCGACTGGGACGGACTCAGCGCGCTCCCGCTGCTGAAGCTGGTCGGCTCGGGTGGTCTGCCGGGCGACTTCAACGGCGACGGCGTCGTCGACGCGGCGGACTACACGGTGTGGCGCGACAACCTCGGTCTCGCCGACGCCGCACTCAACGGAAACGGCGTCGGTGACCCGAGCGGCCTGGTGGTGCCGGCGGACTACGAGTTGTGGCGGGGCAATTTTGGCGCGTCGTCCTCCATCGATTCCGCTGGAACGGCGCCGGAACCCGCGTCGGTCGCGATGGCGATGGCCGCGCTGCTGGCGTCGCTTGCCACACGGCGCCGCGTTCCTCACTGTCCAGAAAGGGATTGGAAATGA
- a CDS encoding BlaI/MecI/CopY family transcriptional regulator yields MPATSTDLMTKALVNHLTRREREVLYAVYELGEGSVAEVQEHLADPSYNAVRRQLDALAKKELITFRKSGRRFLYSPAAPKMEQGVAALKEVLKAFFDGSPALGFTSVLRSKDRSLQEMEIESVRKLLAEDRGETHAE; encoded by the coding sequence ATGCCAGCCACAAGCACGGATCTGATGACCAAGGCGCTAGTCAACCACCTGACGCGCAGGGAACGGGAAGTCCTCTACGCGGTCTACGAGCTGGGCGAAGGCTCGGTCGCCGAGGTGCAGGAGCACCTGGCGGACCCGTCGTACAACGCGGTGCGACGGCAGCTCGACGCGCTCGCCAAGAAAGAGCTGATCACCTTCCGCAAGAGCGGCCGGAGGTTCCTGTACTCGCCGGCGGCCCCCAAGATGGAACAGGGCGTGGCCGCCCTAAAAGAGGTGCTCAAGGCGTTCTTTGACGGATCGCCCGCGCTCGGGTTCACCAGCGTGCTGCGGAGCAAGGACCGATCGCTGCAGGAGATGGAGATCGAGAGCGTCCGCAAGCTGCTGGCGGAGGACCGCGGAGAGACCCACGCCGAGTAG
- a CDS encoding M56 family metallopeptidase, translated as MPPNQLAFDAWLLECGIEAALFFAAMQVLCGLALTGVSARDRCFALLVGFLACLLLPLLSGAALSAAALERALPATGLAVLKALPAVWLTGFLLLLAQHTLRIVRMERQTRRLKRSLAPWEPDFYLRLAAENGLARPPLLLVDPSATSASIQGIWRPIIRVGPDFVALPITQQQQIVLHELQHFKRRDLLATVVARLVVAVYWPIPSAWRLASQLALDSERACDDAVLAAGYRPRDYAETLISAFERQPLSEPNGIYSLAVAPSRGQRATLSMNWGAWRADSTLHKRLISIISPRSRRAPSMLCRATSASVVLLTALACSGANPIARALPPTEPVTVRVAVQTTSDDAEENVSTGEVMVASRDLDFFYDKQQEMHPLVGVRFCGLNIPRGARLLSARIVFVGDELPAGMPRLSIMCQQDPNARTFLKRPFDISDRFSGGEPSVQWRPGADWCEISRTADSITPELRELVQDLIDHPEWNAGSCIVFGVASEKSSPQTYRESASFDHELGPEVAPVLEITYQDF; from the coding sequence ATGCCGCCCAATCAACTAGCCTTCGACGCCTGGCTGCTCGAGTGCGGAATCGAGGCGGCCCTGTTCTTCGCCGCGATGCAGGTGCTGTGCGGGCTGGCGTTGACCGGCGTATCGGCGCGTGACCGCTGCTTCGCTCTGCTTGTCGGCTTCCTGGCGTGCCTGCTGCTGCCGCTGCTGAGCGGCGCCGCTCTGTCCGCCGCCGCGTTGGAGCGTGCCCTGCCCGCGACCGGGCTAGCGGTCCTGAAGGCGCTGCCGGCGGTGTGGCTGACCGGCTTCCTGCTGCTCCTCGCACAACACACGCTGCGGATCGTCCGCATGGAACGGCAGACCCGCCGGCTCAAGCGGTCGCTCGCCCCATGGGAACCTGACTTCTACCTCCGCCTGGCCGCGGAGAACGGGCTTGCCCGCCCGCCGCTGCTGCTGGTCGACCCGTCGGCAACGTCCGCCTCGATCCAGGGCATCTGGCGGCCGATCATTCGTGTCGGCCCGGATTTCGTCGCGCTGCCGATCACGCAACAGCAGCAGATCGTGCTGCACGAGCTGCAGCACTTCAAGCGCCGCGACCTGCTGGCCACCGTTGTCGCGCGGCTAGTGGTCGCGGTCTATTGGCCGATACCCTCCGCGTGGCGCCTCGCCAGCCAGCTCGCCCTCGACAGCGAACGCGCCTGTGACGACGCCGTGCTGGCCGCGGGCTACCGGCCGCGCGACTACGCCGAGACCCTGATCTCCGCTTTCGAGCGGCAGCCGCTATCGGAGCCAAACGGCATCTACTCGCTGGCGGTAGCCCCGTCCCGTGGCCAGCGTGCGACGCTGAGCATGAACTGGGGCGCCTGGCGGGCCGACTCAACGCTCCACAAGCGGTTGATCTCCATCATTAGCCCCCGGTCGCGCCGCGCCCCGAGCATGCTCTGCCGCGCGACCAGCGCGTCGGTCGTGCTGCTCACGGCGTTGGCGTGCTCTGGCGCCAACCCAATCGCCCGAGCCCTCCCGCCGACAGAGCCGGTCACCGTGCGTGTGGCCGTTCAGACCACCAGCGACGACGCCGAGGAGAACGTGTCGACCGGCGAGGTCATGGTCGCCAGCCGCGACCTCGACTTCTTCTACGACAAGCAGCAGGAGATGCACCCGCTGGTGGGTGTGCGGTTCTGCGGGCTCAACATCCCGCGCGGCGCCCGTCTGCTGTCGGCCAGGATCGTGTTCGTTGGCGACGAGCTGCCCGCCGGCATGCCAAGGCTCTCGATCATGTGCCAGCAGGACCCCAACGCCCGCACTTTCTTGAAACGTCCGTTCGACATATCCGACCGGTTCTCTGGCGGCGAGCCGTCGGTGCAGTGGCGCCCAGGCGCCGATTGGTGCGAGATCTCACGCACCGCCGACTCGATTACCCCCGAGCTCCGCGAACTGGTTCAAGACCTGATCGACCACCCGGAGTGGAACGCGGGCAGCTGCATCGTGTTTGGCGTCGCGTCGGAGAAGAGCAGCCCGCAGACCTACCGCGAGTCGGCCTCGTTCGATCACGAGCTCGGCCCCGAGGTCGCGCCGGTGCTCGAGATCACCTACCAGGACTTCTAA